DNA sequence from the Halorussus sp. MSC15.2 genome:
CGCCGATACCGGTTCCGACGTGGAGTTCACGGTCTCCGAGGACAACGTCACGCTCTCGAACGACCGCCGAACGGTGACGGTCGTCGAGAACATGACCGGCGTCGAAACCGTCGAGATAACGGAAGACGACGGCCAGTTTCGGGTTCGAACCGGCGGGAGCGACTCGCTCACGGCCGCCGAGCGCGACCGTGCGGTGGCGATAGCTCGGAACAACGCCACCGTGAGCCAGTACCTCGACCGCACGAACCGATACGAACTCGGCGTCGAACTGATAGAGCGGATAAACGCCAGTTCCGGTCGGAGAGTAACGGGAGACGCTGGGCAGAACCTGTCGCTCGACGAGTCCGGAACGGCGACGTTCACGGTGGAGAACGTCACGACCGCGGACGGCGACGACTCGGTTACCATCGACCGTGACCTCTCCTCCGCCGAGCAGCGAGTGACCGTCACGGTCAGACGGCCCGCGGACGGCGAACTTCGATACTCGATTACCGTCGATTTAGCGGACGAAACCGTGGTCGAGATTACGGACTGGGGAACGCCGTAGCGAGGCGCCAAGAGTCCCGATTCGCGGAGACCGCCGAACCGGAAACCCTCCGCCGCGTCCGACCCCTTCGGGTGGCGTCGCGGTTCGGCGTTTCGGCTTCGACTCGAACGCTCCTTCGATATCGCGACCGTTCCGCCACGAGAACGTATCAGCCTACCGAAAACGGCGGCGAACAACGTTTTATACTTTCGGTAGCATCCACGAACGACGACAAATGGCGACCGCCACAGGCGAGAGATTTCCACGTCACCGAGTAGAGCGCGTACGCCCGACGGACACCGCCGACGCGACCATCGACCCGTGATACGCGGTGGCGACGCGGCGGACCGCGACCAACGCGCGGACGAAGAACGCGGAGTGAACGACGAACGCCGAGGAGAACACGGGGACGGCGACGGCGGCGACGATACGTCCGACCGACGCGAGGACGCGTTCGAACCCGCCGACCCGATAGACGCCGACCGCAAACGCACGGAAGGAGCTTCCGACGCCGCGAGCGAACCCACGAAATCAGTCTCCGACCGCGACGGCGACTCGGCGGGACCGACGCCGCGGACCGACGACCGACTCTCGATTCCGCTCGAAACCATCGCGGTCCTGAACTGGCTGGGCGAAATCGGCGTCGACGGCGTCGAATCCCGACTCCGAGCGGTCTCGACCGACGACCTGACCGTCGAGACCCAGCAGGTCAAAATCGGCTACGCCGGGCCGGAGACGATTCTCGACCAGTTCGGCGTCGAGGACCGGGCGGGTGCGCGCATCCCCGTCCAGAAACCGTTCTCGGGGACCGTGCTGGTGCTGTTCCCGGTCGAGAGCGCGAACCGCGCGGCGTCGCTCATGCTCCGGCGCGCGGTCGAGGACGCCGAGTCGGTCGTCTCCACGGAGATGGGTCGGGACGCGCTGACGGAACTCTGCAACGTGATGGCGAACGGGTTCGTGGACGAGTGGGCGGAACTGTTCGACACGCCCATCGACACCGGCGCGCCCGTCGCGGTCCAGAACCCCGAGATGACGCTGCTCCACCACATCTTCTCGGTCTCGGACGTGGGGCTGTATCTCACGTCTCGGCTCCGTCTCGCGGCCGACGACATCGACGTGACCGTCTTCGTCTTCCCCGGCGAGGAGCGGTTCGTCACCGAGATTTCACAGTTCCGCCCCGACGTGATAGACCGGTAGCCGGTCGTGACTCGGCCGAAGTACCGCGTCGCTGTGGGCTGTCGAATCTATCTCGACGCGACCGATGCTCAGGTCTCGAACTCGTCGGCGAGGTCGTGGAACGTCTCTACCGTCAGGTCGGGTTCGGTGTCGTACGGTCCCCAGAGCGTGTCCTGCCGGTTGACCCAGACCCCCTGCATCCCGGCGTGCATCGCGCCCGGCACGTCCCACCACCCAGCGGCCGCGAAGGCGAGTTCCTCGGTCGGCGTTCCGATGCGGTCGGCGGCGTGGCGGTAGAGTTCGGTCTCGGGTTTGAACCGCTCGACCTCGTCGGCGCTGACCGTGTCCTCGAGCAGGTCGCCGATGTCCGCGTGGTCCACCATGGAGTCGAGCATCTCTTCGTTCCCGTTCGAGACGACGTAGAGGTCGTAGCCCGCCTCGCGCAACCGCTCCATCCCCTCCCGAACGTCGTCGAAGACGGCGAGTTCGTGGTACGTCGAGAGAATCTCCTCGCGTCGGCCCTCGTCGAGTTCCACGCCCTGTGCGTCGAGTGCCCACTTCAGCGCGTGGCGAATCAACTCGTAGAACGAGTGGTACTCCTCGATGGCGTTGCCGACCATCGCGTACTGCAGCGACCGATTCCGCCAGAGTTCGGCGACCGCGGCGGGATTCTCGACGTGTTCCGACAGTGGCTCTTCGACGGTGTTCACGTCCACGATGGTTCCGTACGAGTCGAACGCTATCGCCTCGACCGCGTCGGTATCGAGCGTCATGTCGGCCGTACGTCCACCCGGACGCCGAAATAGCTTCCCGCCGAACGACCGCGGGGTTCTGACCGCACGCCGAATCCGACCACCCGCCGTTCGCCGGGGTTCACACGACTTTTAGCCCTCGCGTCCCTCCGGACGCCAATGACAGAGCTGTTCGACCTCCCCGTCGATTCCGCCGAAGACGTCGCCGAGCGCCGCGAGGAGGTGGTCGCGCAGGTCCGCGACCACGCGGGCCGAATCGCTCGCGAACTCGCGCTCCTGCAGGGCGGCGACTACGGGAAGCAGACCTTCGAGACCGATGACGGCGAGTGGACCGTCAAGTACGAGGCGGGCGACCTCCAGTTCCTGCTGTTCGAGGGCCGGAGGGCCGAGACCTACGTTGTCTCGACCCACCAACCGCCCGACCCCGAGGACCTCGCGGCGGCGCTGGCCGACTACGACGCCTTCGTCGCGGCGTTCAACGACTACGTCCGGTCGCTCGACGGCGTGCTGGACGACGTGGCCACCGACTTCTCGGAAGTCGCCTCCACAGACTCGGTCGTGGCCGAGCGCGAGCGCATCCTCGGACGCGTTCGCGAGGTGGCCGACCAGATGGCCCACCAACTCGCGCGCTACGAGGGCGGCGACTACGGCACCTACGGGACCCGAGTCGCGAGCAACCGGTGGGAACTCAAGTGGGAGAACGGCGAGGCGTCGTACCTCCGGGTGGGCGGCGAGGGCGGCATCTACCTCCTCTCGCAGTACCAGCCACCGTCGGCCCACGACGTGCGCAACCTCGCCGAGGACGTTCCGGCGTTCGTGGCGGCGTTCAACGACTACGTGGACGACTTGGACGCGAGCCTCGACGGCGTCTCGCTCTGAGCGGGTCGGTCGCTAAAAGAATCGGGCCGAACGCACGCCGCGGGTTCAGATTGCCGGTTCGCCGCCGGCAGAACCGCCACCGCGACCGCCGCCGCGGTACGACGCGTCGCCGAACGCCAGCAACGGGAAGAACACGAACGGCAGGAACCAGAGACCGACGCCCCAGCCGATACCTTTGCCGAACGCTTTCGCTACGCCGACGTACATCTTCCCGGCGGCGTAGATGTTGGCTATCGGGATGATAAACAACAGGAGGTACCAGCCCGGATTGTCACCGATTTTCAACATGACGTAGGCGTTGAAAATCGGAATGAGCGCGGCCCAACCGGGTTGGTCGGCTTTCTGGAAGACTTTCCACATGCTCGCGACCGTCAGGACGAGAATCCCGAGATAGGCGACGAGCAGTATCGTATTTGCAATATCGGGTGCCATTGGTAAGTGTATTAACTCGATATTACGATGAACGCTGATAAGTTCTTTGGTGTTTCAACAGATGTACCGAAACCAAATACGGGACGCCCGATGATACCACCCGGCTACTCCGACGAAAGCAATCCCGTCGCGGCCCGCTTCAGAATCTCGAGTGCGAGCGCGGCGTCTCCGAGGTCGATTCGCTCGTCGGCCGCGTGGGCCTGCGAGAGGTCGCCCGGACCCCAGATGATGGCCGGGGTCCCGGCCGCCACGAACTCCCGAGCGTCGGTCGCGGCCTCCAGTCCCCACGGTTCTCGCGGCGCGTCGGCCGTCTCGGCGGAGAGTCGGCGGAACCGCTCGGCGAGCGCGTGGTCCGTCGCAATCCCGGCGGACGCGTAGTGCTCGACCAGCGTCAAGTCGGTCTCGACGCCGGTCCGGCGCTCGGTCTCGGCCAGCACGTCCTCGATTTCGGCTTCGACCGACTCGAACGTCTCGTCGGGCAGGATGCGCCGGTCGAGCAGGAACTCGGCCCGGTCGGGAAGCACCGCCATGTTCGAGTCGGTCCCGGCCTCGAACTCGGTGACGGTGGCGAACGCCCGGCCGACGAGGGGGTCCTCGCGCTCGCGGAGTCGCTCGTCGTAGTCGTCTATCGCCGCGAGGACGGGACGGGCGGCGTCTATCGCGTTGGTGCCTTGGTCGGGGTGACTCGCGTGGGAGGCCGACCCTGCGACGCCGACGCGGTAGGTCACGACGCCCTTCGCACTCGTGGCGACTCGGAAGTCGGTCGGTTCCAGCACGACCGCGCAGTCGCCGCCGTACCCCGCTTCGACGAGCGTCCGGGTGCCGGGGTCGCCGGTCTCCTCGCCCATCGCGCCGTGGAAGACGAGCGTCCCGTCGAGGTCCCCCGCCTCGATGTCGGCCGCGAGGTCGCGGAGCGTCAGCATGGCGACGGCGAGACCCGTCTTCATGTCGGCGCTCCCTCGGCCGTGGAGCGTGCCGTCCTCGACGATTCCGGCGAAGGGGTCGCGGTCCCACTGGTCGGGGTCGCCCGCGGGCACCACGTCGAGGTGACCGTTGAGGACGAGCGTGGTCCCGTCAGCGTCTCCGCTCTCGCCGGGGTTCGCTCCTCCGGAGTCGTCTCCGTCCGCGGGGTCGTCGCCGACCCACGCGACCGCCTGCGCCCGGTCGGCGCTCGGTTCTTCCACGAGGCGGGCGTCGATGCCGCGCTCGGCGAACCAGTCCACGACGAACTCGGCGCAGGGGCGCTCGTCGCCCGGCGGATTCTCGGTGGGGATGCGGACGAGTCGGGCCGCGAGGTCGGCGAGTTCGTCGGCGTCGTCACCCTCCATGGCTGGTTATTCGGCGGCCACCTCGAAGGTCGCTTCGACGGCCCCGTCGAGGTCCGCGAGCAGGTCGTCGGGGTGTTCGGTGCCCACGCTCAGGCGGACCAGAGTCTCACCGATGCCCGCCTCGGCCAACGCCTCGGGCGAGAAGTCCTGATGGGTCATCACGGCGGGGACCTCCGCGAGGCTCTCGACGCCGCCGAGACTCTCCGCGAGGGTGAACACGTCGAGGTTCGCCGCGAACCGCGCGGCCTCCTCGACGCCGCCCTCCAACTCGAAACTGACCATCCCGCCGAAGTCGGCCATCTGTCGGGCCGCGACCGCGTGGTTTTCGTGGGACGCCAGACCGGGGTAGTAGACGGTCCGGACCTGCGGGTGGTCGTCCAACCACTCGGCGACCGCCCGGGCGTTCCGGCAGTGGCGGTCCATCCGGGCCGAGAGCGTCTTGACCCCGCGCAGGGCGAGAAAGCAGTCGAAGGCGCTCGGAATCGCACCGCGGGCGTACTGGACGTAATCGAGTCGCTCGGCGACCGCCTCGTCGTCGGTCGCGACCGCCCCGGCGATGAGGTCCGAGTGGCCGCCGACGTACTTGGTCAGCGACTCGACCACGACGTCGGCACCGAGTTCGAGGGGGCGCTGGAGGTAGGGCGACGCGAAGGTGTTGTCCACCGCGCAGAGGGCGTCGCGGTCGGCGGCGACCTCGGCGATGGCCGCCACGTCGCCGACCCGAAGCACGGGATTGGTCGGCGTCTCGAAGTAGACCAGCGCGGTGTCGGGCGTCATCGCGTCGGCGACCGCCTCGGCGTCGGTGATTTCGACGTGGGTCACCTCGACGCCGTACTCGGCGTACACCTCGGTCAGGAGTTCGTGGCTCTCGGCGTAGAGGTTCGCTCCTGCGACGACGTGGTCCCCGCTGGAGAGGAGCGAGAACACCGCGTCGATGGCGGCCATCCCGCTGGCGAACGCCGAGCCGTGGGTGCCGCCAGCCATCCCGGCGAAGGTCGCTTCGAGTCGGTCGCGAGTGGGTTCGGCCATCCGGGAGTAGCGGTAGTCGCCGCGGGTCTCGGTAGGGGTCTCGTACTCGTAGGTGGCGGTGGTCTGAATCGGCGGGGCGAGCGCCCCGTGTTCGCCCCGGCCGCGCCCCGAGTGGACCTCTCTGGTCTCAAACTGCCTGTCGTCGGCCATAATGTAGTATGGCAACACATCTCATTAATAGCTACCGCATCGCGAGATACCGCGAACTGGGGGCTGAAAACGAGAAACCGGGACCCGGGCGTGGGAATCCGGGACGCTCGAACCCGAACGTGAGAACCGGGAAACTGAAACCCGAGCGTGGGGATAGCGGCCGATGCCCGTCCAATTTTCCACACCTTCATAAGGGATTGGCTTCGTGGATTACAGTAATTGAAATGACTCGGACTTGCCCGAAACCGCGTTCCGGGGCGGTCGGTGGTCGCCGTGTCTGAGGCGGAGCCATTCGACGCACGACAGGAGACGCCGACGCTGGTCGTCGTCTGCGGCCTGCCGGGCGTCGGCAAGACCACCGTCGCCGAGGAAGTCGCCGAGCGCCTCGACGGACTGCTCCTCCGGACCGACGTGATTCGCAAGGAGATACTGTCCGACCCCGACTACACGGAGGAAGAGTCACGGATGGTCTACCGTGAACTGTTCGACCGGGCGCGCCGGACGGTCGAAGACGGCCGGAGCGTGGTCCTCGACGGGACGTTCAAGGACGCCGACGACCGTGACCGGGCGACCGAACTCTCGGCGTCGCTCGGCGTCGAGTTCCGACTCGTCGCGGTCGAGTGCGACGAGGACGTGGTTCGCGAGCGCATCGAGCGCCGGGAGGGCGACGAGAGCGACGCCGACTTCGAAGTCCACGCCATGTACCGCGAGCAGTTCGACCCCATCTCGGTGGACCACGTCACGGTGGACAACTCCGAGGGTATCGAGGAGACGACCCGACAGGTGGCCGAGTCGTTCGAGTAGCCGGTCCGACACCCCGCTTAAGTCGGCGTCTACCGATGTCCCGGCATGCGAACGAGCGGGACCGAACTACCGTCGGAGGACGTTCCGGACGACGAGTACGAGTTCCGACTGCCCGCCGAGACCTCGCTCGGTCGTTGGTTGGTGTTCGACGCGAATCGACTGTTACTCGCCTCGCTCGTCGTCGCCGGAGTCTTCGCGTGGTTCCTCGCGCTCACTTGGTCCGGGACGCTCGTCGTGACCAACGAGAACACCGCGTCCCTGCTTCTGAGCGTCTTCGTCGCCGGGAACTTCACGCTCATCTCCATCGTCATCACCATCAACCAACTCGTCCTCTCGCGGGAGTTCGGCAAACCGCACACGCTCCGCGAGCGAAACGAGGGCATCAAGCGCTTCCGGGAGAGTCTCGAATCGCTGGCGGGCGTGACCGTCGGTCCACCGGACCCGCTCGAACTCCTCCGGATGGTCCTCCGGAACATCGCCGACCGGACGAACGCGCTGCGGGAGGCGACCGGCGAGACCGACGACCCGCGGTTGCGCGCCGAGACCGACCGACTCGCCGACACCGTCACCGAGGAGACCGAGCGAGTCGATTCGACCCTCGACGAGTCGCAGTTGGGCGACTTCGACGTGCTGGTCTCGATGCTATTCTACCGCTCGGCGTGGCAACTCAACGCGGCCCGCAGAATCAGGGGGCAGTACGCCGATACCCTGCCGGAGTCGGCCGCCGAATCGCTCGACGAACTGGAGGAACTACTCCGCGGGTTCAACGTCGCCCGTCAGTACGTCCAGACGCTCTACATGCAGAAGGAACTCGCGGAACTCTCGCGCCTGCTGCTCTACGTCGGCGTCCCATCGCTCGTCGTCTCCTCGTCCGCGATGCTCGTCTACAGGGACCCGGGAGTGACCGTCGGCGCTGGTCCCCTCGTCGTCGTCTACAGCGCGGTGGCCGCCGCGGCCTTCGCTCCGATAGCGATTCTCCTCTCGTACGTCATTCGCGTCTCGACCATCGTCAGTCGGATGCCGTTACTCAGTCCGTTCGTGACCGACGGATAGTCACCGTCCGTCGGCATATTTGCGCCCGCGCCGTCCGCGAACCACTACCTTTTTGCTCCGGTGCTGACCACCGAGCAAAGACGATGGTCGCCGAACAACTCGACGCGCCCGACCCCGAAACCCTCGTCGGCGAGGCGAAGGCGGCGTTCCGGGACGGCGCGATGCTGACCGTGCAGGCCCACTGCGAGGTGGAGTACGAGGGCCGGACCTCCGGCCACCTCGGCCCGGGCGACCGGATTCTGGTCGCCAAACCCGACGGGACGTTTCTGGTCCACCAACCCACCGGCCACAAGCCGGTCAACTGGATGCCCGGCGGGGGGACCGTCTCCGCGCGCGCGAGCGACGAGGACGCGGTCCTGCTCGCGCGGCGCACGAACCCCACCGAGCGCGTCGAGGCCCGGATTCTGGAGGCCTACGGCGTGACGCGCTTCGACGCCACCGACGGCGCGACCTACGAGGAGTCCGGCACCGAGGCCGAGATGCACGAGTACATCGAGACCAACCCCGAGGTGCTGGAGGAGGGTCTCCGCATCGTGGAACATGAGCGCGAGAGCAAGTACGGGTTCATCGACTTCTTCGCCCGCGACGAGGCGGGCACCCCCGTCGTCGTGGAGGTCAAGCGGATTCAGGCGACGCTGAACCACTTCGACCAACTCCAACGCTACGTCTCGCTCTATCAGGAGGGCGAGGCTTCGCCTCGGGAAGGCGGTGTAACCGCCGAGAGCAACGACGAAGTTCGCGGGATTCTCGTCGCGCCCTCGGCCTCCGAGCGCGTGAAGCGAGCGCTTCGGGACAACGGACTGGAGTTCGTCGAACTGTCGGAGTTCGAGACCGACGCCAAGGGGGCGACCGAAGCGAAGTTGACCGACTTCTGACCGACGCGGCCCGCGAATCCGCCGATTATCGCAGACACCAGTGAGGTCTGCGAAGTGGCCTGTCTCGGGCATACGACTCATGACGCTCGAACGCGAACAGTGACGCGAGATGAGGTTCGTTCGACGGACGACCGTTCTCGACCCGGCGCGCTCCATCCATGCCCACTAACTGGTCGAAGTGGTTCGAGGGCGATGGCTCGTGGCTGCCGTGGTTGACCCGCCGCCAGCGCCTCGTCACCACTTACGTGGTCGTCCTCGTCCTGCTCATCCTGCTGTACTCGGTCCTCTACAACTACGGAATGCGGACGCTAGAGGGCCACGACCACTCGCTGTTCCGGTCGTTCCAGACAGTGGTCGAGACGATGACGACGACCGGATACGGCGCGGACGCGCCGTGGTCGTCACCGCTGATGAACGTGTTCGTCGTCTTCATGCAGTTGACCGGCATCGGCATCGGGTTCGCCACGCTCCGGGTCCTCATCATCCCGCTGTTCGAGCGCGCGCCGATGGACCTCAGCGACCGCCTGACCGCGAAGGACGACCACGTAATCGTCTGCGAGTACCGCCGCGACACGGGCGTCCTGCTGGACGAACTGGAGGGTCTGAACGTCGGTTACGTTCTCATCGAGTCCGACGCCGAGCAGGCCAAGCGACTCTCCGACGGCGGCTATCAGGTCATCCACGGCGACCCCGAGGAGGGCGCGGAACTCGAACGCGCGATGGTGAGCAAGGCCAGCACCATCGTCACCGACGCGGGCGACCGCAACGCAAGCATCGTCCTGACTGCACTGAGACGGAACGACGACCTCCGGGTGATATCGTTCACGGACACTCCGGACCACGACGCCGCACTCCGGGAAGTCGGCGCTGACGTCGTGCTGTCGCCCGACGCGCTCATCGGTCGGCGACTCGGCCAGAAGACGACGGCGTGGGCCGACACGCCGGAGGCGATGGGTGACGCCACCGTCGGTGACGTCCGCATCCGCGAGGTACTGGTCCGCCGCAACAGTCCGCTGGCGGGCGTCCAGATAGCGGACACGGCACTCGCCACCCACTCCGACCTCACGCTCGTCGGCGCGTGGATAGACGGCGACCTCAGACTCCCCGTGGACCCGGCGGAGGTAATCACGCCGAACTCGGTCCTCATCGTGGCCGGGACCGAGTGGGCCATCGACGACGTACAGGAGTTCGCGGCCGGACTTCGACCGCCGCGCCGCCACGACAACGTCGTCGTCGCCGGGATGAGCGTCGGGGGTCAGGCCGCGTACGAGGCGCTGGCCGAGGACGTCACCGCGACGACCATCGACACGGAGGACGGTCACCGCGTGGACGTCGTGGGCGACGTACGCGACCCGGAGACGCTCGAAACCGCGGGCATCGAGGACGCCAGCGCCCTCATCGTTACCGTGGGCGACGACTCGACGGCCATGCTCGCGGTCGCCATCGCGCGCACCCTCACCGACGACATCGAGATTCTGGTTCGGGTGGACGGCACGGCGAAGTCGCCCACCGCGTTCGACGCCGGGGCCGACTACGTCCTCTCGACCCAGCGGGTCAGCGCCCGCCTGCTGGCCCGCGAACTCCGGGGCGAGGACGTTCTCACGCCGTTCGAGCAACTGCGAATCGTCCGCACGGACGCCGCGGCGTTCGTGGGGCAGACGCTCGGTGACGTGAGCACAGAGACGGAAGCCGGGTACGTCTTCGTCGGGGTGGAGCGCGACGGAACGTTCGTCACCGACGCCAGCACGGAAATCGCGACCGACGACAGACTCGTCGTCGCCGGAACCGACGCGACGATTCGGGAGTTCGAGTGCCGGTACGCGTGACGTTCGGCCGCGACCAACGGCCTTTTCGCCGCGACACGTTTACGTCTCGCCGATGACTGCCGCCATCGAAGTCGAAGACCTTCGGAAGCAGTACGACGGGGTACGGGCGCTCGACGGAGTGTCGCTGTCGGTACCCGAAGGGAGTTTCTTCGGCCTGCTCGGGCCGAACGGCGCGGGCAAGACCACCTTCATCAACATCCTCGTGGGGTTGGTCCGGCGGAGCGGCGGCCGGGCCGAGGTGTTCGGCCACGACGTTGAGGACGACTACCGCGAGGCCCGTGACGCCATCGGTCTCGCGCCCCAAGAGTTCAACGTGGACCACTTCTTCCCGGTGCGCGAAGTGCTGGAACACAAGGCGGGCTACCACGGAATTCCGGCCGACGAGGCCCGCGAGCGCGCCGACGAGGTGCTGAAGCAGGTCGGCATCTACGACAAGCGCGACACCCGGTTCAACTGGCTGTCGGGCGGGATGAAGCGCCGGTTCATGCTGGCGCGGGCGCTAATCACCGACCCCGACCTGCTGATTCTGGACGAACCGACCGCCGGGGTGGACGTGCAGTTGCGCCACGACCTCTGGGACCTCATCACCGACCTCAACGAGTTGGGAACCACGATTCTGCTCACGACTCACTACATCGAGGAGGCCGAGCGCCTCTGCGACGAGGTGGCGATTCTGGACTCGGGCAACCTGCTGACCGTGGCGACACCCGAGGAACTGATGGACCGCGGGCCGGACAAGATTCGGGTCACGCTCCGGAACGCGCCCGCGAGCGTGCCCGACCTGCCGATGCTCTCGGGGACCCGCGGGGCGACCGACGAGGGCCGCGTCGAGAGCGTCGAACTCGACGGCGACCAACTGGTCGTGACCGCGACGCAGGGCGGACTCGTCGCGCCCGACCTCGTGCGGGCGCTCGACCGCGCCGGTCTCGAAATCGTTGACTTCGACATCTCCCGGACCTCGCTCGAAGAGGTGTTCGTGGACATGACCCGCGAGGGCGGGAGCGACCAGTCCGCGGAAGCGGTCGCGGCGGACGGCGGAATCGGTGGAGCGGTCGAGGACGACGGAGGTGTCTCCGAATGAACCTCCGCGGTCTCACTGGCTTCAAGACCCTCGCGCGCCGCGAGATTCTGCGGTTCCTCCGGCGGCCTCGGAACACGTTCGTCCCGCCGTTCGTGACGAACGTCCTCTACTTCTCGGTGTTCGGTGTCATCCTCGGCGACCGCGTGGGTCGAATCAGCATCGACGGCGGCGACCCCATCGACTACATCCTGTTCATCCTGCCCGGACTCGTCGTGCTGGGAGCCATCTCGAACGCCTTCGAGAACGCCTCGTTCTCCATCTTCCACGGGCGCTGGAACGACTACATCGAGGAGACGCTGACCTCGCCGATGTCCTACTCGCGGATGGTCGTCGCCTACATCGTGGCCGGGGCGACTCGCGGCCTGCTCGTCGGGTCGCTCATCGCGGTCATCGGCGCGTTCTTCACCACGGTCGGCGTCGCTCGGCCGCTCTATCTGGTCGCGTTCGGTCTGGTCGTCAGCCTGTTGTTCGCCAGTTTCGGCGTCGTGGTCGGTCTCTGGGCCGACGACTGGGACAACCTGACCATGATGAATCAGTTCATCGTCCGTCCCCTCGTCTTCTTCGGCGGCGTGTTCTACGCCATCCGGGAACTCCCCTCGCCGTATCAGGAACTCTCGATGCTGAACCCGATGGTCTACATGGTCAACGGCGTCCGGTACGGCTTTCTGGGCGTCTCGGAGGTGGACCCGAACTGGTCGCTGGCGGTCCTCTCGGGCCTGACCGCGGCCATCTTCGCGCTCGACGTCGTGCTGTTCAAGCGCGGGTACGGTCTCACGGACTGAGGTGGTTGCGGAGGCGCGAGATGACCGCGAGCGCAGAAGCGTTTCCACCACAGTAACGTTGGCTACGAGTAACTTTTACCCGTGACCTCCGAAACAATTGTCCTCCTCAGGTCGATTCGACGGTGGCTTCTAGTCGGTGTGTTCCTGCTGGGAGTCGGCGTCCTCACGCTGGCTCACACCGGCTATATTCTGACCAACACTGAGATACTGTACTGGCAGAGCCTCGTGTTTAGCATCGCGGGTGTCCTCGGCGGAGTCGTCGCGGGCGTCGCCGGAGTGAAACTACTCGGCAAGCGTCCGACTTCTGCACCCGACGAACCGGCGACCGAATGACTCTCTCAGGTAAACGACGAAGCCGGGTCAGTTCCTACTGGCCCTCACTCCACCCTGAACTGCTGCTCTCGGCCCTCGCCGTACATGTTCTTCGTCTCGCCGCCCTCGCCGCGGGCCTCCGCGTTGTAGGTGTAGGACCCCGTCGGCAGGTCTGAGAGCGTGACCGAGAACTCGCTCGACCCGCCGTCCCCGTCGAGTTCCACGTAGTCGGTCCACTGC
Encoded proteins:
- a CDS encoding TrkA family potassium uptake protein, with amino-acid sequence MPTNWSKWFEGDGSWLPWLTRRQRLVTTYVVVLVLLILLYSVLYNYGMRTLEGHDHSLFRSFQTVVETMTTTGYGADAPWSSPLMNVFVVFMQLTGIGIGFATLRVLIIPLFERAPMDLSDRLTAKDDHVIVCEYRRDTGVLLDELEGLNVGYVLIESDAEQAKRLSDGGYQVIHGDPEEGAELERAMVSKASTIVTDAGDRNASIVLTALRRNDDLRVISFTDTPDHDAALREVGADVVLSPDALIGRRLGQKTTAWADTPEAMGDATVGDVRIREVLVRRNSPLAGVQIADTALATHSDLTLVGAWIDGDLRLPVDPAEVITPNSVLIVAGTEWAIDDVQEFAAGLRPPRRHDNVVVAGMSVGGQAAYEALAEDVTATTIDTEDGHRVDVVGDVRDPETLETAGIEDASALIVTVGDDSTAMLAVAIARTLTDDIEILVRVDGTAKSPTAFDAGADYVLSTQRVSARLLARELRGEDVLTPFEQLRIVRTDAAAFVGQTLGDVSTETEAGYVFVGVERDGTFVTDASTEIATDDRLVVAGTDATIREFECRYA
- a CDS encoding ABC transporter ATP-binding protein — protein: MTAAIEVEDLRKQYDGVRALDGVSLSVPEGSFFGLLGPNGAGKTTFINILVGLVRRSGGRAEVFGHDVEDDYREARDAIGLAPQEFNVDHFFPVREVLEHKAGYHGIPADEARERADEVLKQVGIYDKRDTRFNWLSGGMKRRFMLARALITDPDLLILDEPTAGVDVQLRHDLWDLITDLNELGTTILLTTHYIEEAERLCDEVAILDSGNLLTVATPEELMDRGPDKIRVTLRNAPASVPDLPMLSGTRGATDEGRVESVELDGDQLVVTATQGGLVAPDLVRALDRAGLEIVDFDISRTSLEEVFVDMTREGGSDQSAEAVAADGGIGGAVEDDGGVSE
- a CDS encoding ABC transporter permease, with amino-acid sequence MNLRGLTGFKTLARREILRFLRRPRNTFVPPFVTNVLYFSVFGVILGDRVGRISIDGGDPIDYILFILPGLVVLGAISNAFENASFSIFHGRWNDYIEETLTSPMSYSRMVVAYIVAGATRGLLVGSLIAVIGAFFTTVGVARPLYLVAFGLVVSLLFASFGVVVGLWADDWDNLTMMNQFIVRPLVFFGGVFYAIRELPSPYQELSMLNPMVYMVNGVRYGFLGVSEVDPNWSLAVLSGLTAAIFALDVVLFKRGYGLTD